The Gallus gallus isolate bGalGal1 chromosome 28, bGalGal1.mat.broiler.GRCg7b, whole genome shotgun sequence genome has a segment encoding these proteins:
- the LOC101749344 gene encoding uncharacterized protein LOC101749344, with protein sequence MALPGVPVPRHLLQSPPEEDGVLYVEYKPPALDSIRLPRYVLYLLMAVSLVLVVAYAIVGHLIKDLVHDFADWAFGPKAEEEKAVMGEGSTPEAEDGAQGEGVGVLPGMEAPSPLLSAAPRSSISFVDPRKKWLF encoded by the exons ATGGCCCTCCCGGGGGTCCCGGTGCCGCGCCACCTGCTGCAGTCCCCCCCCGAGGAGGACGGGGTGCTGTACGTGGAGTACAAACCCCCCGCCCTGGACAGCATCCGCCTGCCCCGCTATGTGCTCTACCTGCTGATGGCCGTCTCcctggtgctggtggtggcGTACGCCATCGTGGGGCACCTCATCAAGGACCTGGTGCACGACTTTGCCG ATTGGGCATTCGGACccaaagcagaggaggagaaggcagtGATGGGTGAAGGGAGCACACCCGAGGCGGAGGACGGGGCTCAGGGTGAAGGTGTTGGGGTGCTGCCGGGCATGGAGGCCCCATCGCCGCTGCTGTCCGCCGCCCCGCGCAGCTCCATCTCCTTTGTGGATCCCCGCAAGAAGTGGCTTTTTTAG
- the LOC426514 gene encoding protein ANTAGONIST OF LIKE HETEROCHROMATIN PROTEIN 1 isoform X2, translated as MQERLLMLLCALARRAGGRRRAMAGRWDGPQRRAWLRHYYSQRQKRLMTLLIARRRRTSCYFYPRAWPSLRGADWWERVVLKEFGPQDWLDKFRMSRETFFYICNRLRPGLAPHSAHFHPTLPLEKRVAVALWHLATNVEYQTLSPLFGVGPSTVQTCVREVSYAVVLLLKPLYLRLPDEKELENMVRIFRTRWGFPHCIGALDSLHIPINPPLRLSADYCNGQGWHSILTQATVDGLGQFWDVSTAFPGSMENSAVLESSSLWVLAKEGRLCPNPPKDFMGKAQKYVLLGDATYPLQDWILKPYQEDESLTQRQLQFNYRLKRAHSVIENAFLRLKARWQILLKCDDCSLELLPTLVLACCILHNVCEAHDNPFNEEWLEGTEPTELPKPCQPAPAAMEDGRAEQVRELMCQYFENCGEG; from the exons ATGCAGGAGCggctgctgatgctgctgtgCGCGTTggcgcggcgggcgggagggCGGCGGAGGGCCATGGCCGGGCGCTGGGACGGGCCGCAGCGGCGGGCGTGGCTCCGGCACTACTACAGCCAGCGGCAGAAGCGGCTGATGACG CTCCTGATCGCTCGCCGGAGGAGAACCAGCTGCTACTTCTATCCCCGCGCCTGGCCCAGCCTGCGGGGCGCAGACTGGTGGGAACGGGTGGTCCTGAAGGAATTTGGCCCCCAGGACTGGTTGGATAAGTTCCGCATGTCCCGGGAGACCTTCTTCTACATCTGCAACCGCCTGAGGCCGGGGCTGGCCCCACACAGCGCCCACTTCCACCCCACGCTGCCCCTGGAGAAGCGGGTGGCTGTGGCCCTGTGGCATTTGGCCACCAACGTGGAGTACCAGACTCTCAGCCCGCTCTTCGGGGTCGGGCCTTCCACCGTGCAGACGTGCGTGCGGGAGGTGAGCTACGCCGTGGTTCTGCTGCTGAAACCCCTTTACCTCCGTCTGCCCGACGAGAAGGAGCTGGAGAACATGGTGCGCATCTTCCGCACCCGCTGGGGCTTCCCGCACTGCATCGGCGCCCTGGACAGCCTGCACATCCCCATCAACCCCCCGCTGCGCCTGAGTGCCGATTACTGCAACGGGCAGGGCTGGCACTCCATCCTCACCCAGGCCACCGTGGATGGGCTGGGTCAGTTTTGGGATGTCTCCACTGCTTTTCCCGGCAGCATGGAGAACAGCGCGGTGCTGGAGAGCTCCAGCCTCTGGGTGCTGGCCAAGGAGGGCCGGCTGTGCCCCAACCCGCCCAAGGACTTCATGGGCAAGGCTCAGAAGTACGTGCTGCTGGGTGACGCCACCTACCCCTTGCAGGACTGGATCCTCAAGCCCTACCAGGAGGATGAGAGCCTCACCCAAAGGCAGCTGCAGTTCAACTACCGCCTCAAGCGGGCGCACAGCGTGATCGAGAACGCCTTCCTGCGCCTGAAGGCCCGCTGGCAGATCCTCCTCAAGTGTGATGACTGCAGCCTGGAACTGCTGCCCACCCTCGTCCTGGCCTGCTGCATTCTGCACAACGTCTGCGAGGCGCACGACAACCCATTCAACGAGGAGTGGCTGGAGGGCACCGAGCCCACCGAGCTGCCCAAGCCTTGCCAGCCTGCGCCCGCTGCCATGGAGGATGGCCGGGCTGAGCAAGTGCGTGAACTGATGTGCCAGTACTTTGAGAACTGTGGGGAGGGCTGA
- the LOC426514 gene encoding protein ANTAGONIST OF LIKE HETEROCHROMATIN PROTEIN 1 isoform X1 — protein MRKMQGLQKCGGQGQSGIKGERWGTQRMENRKDLGHRGHGSSKDGDRRGTKDGFLGLPRNVKLLIARRRRTSCYFYPRAWPSLRGADWWERVVLKEFGPQDWLDKFRMSRETFFYICNRLRPGLAPHSAHFHPTLPLEKRVAVALWHLATNVEYQTLSPLFGVGPSTVQTCVREVSYAVVLLLKPLYLRLPDEKELENMVRIFRTRWGFPHCIGALDSLHIPINPPLRLSADYCNGQGWHSILTQATVDGLGQFWDVSTAFPGSMENSAVLESSSLWVLAKEGRLCPNPPKDFMGKAQKYVLLGDATYPLQDWILKPYQEDESLTQRQLQFNYRLKRAHSVIENAFLRLKARWQILLKCDDCSLELLPTLVLACCILHNVCEAHDNPFNEEWLEGTEPTELPKPCQPAPAAMEDGRAEQVRELMCQYFENCGEG, from the exons ATGCGAAAGATGCAGGGGTTACAGAAATGTGGGGGACAGGGACAGAGTGGGATAAAAGGTGAAAGATGGGGAACACAAAGGATGGAGAACAGGAAAGACCTGGGACACAGAGGTCACGGGAGCTCAaaggatggggacaggaggggcACAAAGGACGGGTTCCTGGGGCTTCCCAGGAATGTGAAG CTCCTGATCGCTCGCCGGAGGAGAACCAGCTGCTACTTCTATCCCCGCGCCTGGCCCAGCCTGCGGGGCGCAGACTGGTGGGAACGGGTGGTCCTGAAGGAATTTGGCCCCCAGGACTGGTTGGATAAGTTCCGCATGTCCCGGGAGACCTTCTTCTACATCTGCAACCGCCTGAGGCCGGGGCTGGCCCCACACAGCGCCCACTTCCACCCCACGCTGCCCCTGGAGAAGCGGGTGGCTGTGGCCCTGTGGCATTTGGCCACCAACGTGGAGTACCAGACTCTCAGCCCGCTCTTCGGGGTCGGGCCTTCCACCGTGCAGACGTGCGTGCGGGAGGTGAGCTACGCCGTGGTTCTGCTGCTGAAACCCCTTTACCTCCGTCTGCCCGACGAGAAGGAGCTGGAGAACATGGTGCGCATCTTCCGCACCCGCTGGGGCTTCCCGCACTGCATCGGCGCCCTGGACAGCCTGCACATCCCCATCAACCCCCCGCTGCGCCTGAGTGCCGATTACTGCAACGGGCAGGGCTGGCACTCCATCCTCACCCAGGCCACCGTGGATGGGCTGGGTCAGTTTTGGGATGTCTCCACTGCTTTTCCCGGCAGCATGGAGAACAGCGCGGTGCTGGAGAGCTCCAGCCTCTGGGTGCTGGCCAAGGAGGGCCGGCTGTGCCCCAACCCGCCCAAGGACTTCATGGGCAAGGCTCAGAAGTACGTGCTGCTGGGTGACGCCACCTACCCCTTGCAGGACTGGATCCTCAAGCCCTACCAGGAGGATGAGAGCCTCACCCAAAGGCAGCTGCAGTTCAACTACCGCCTCAAGCGGGCGCACAGCGTGATCGAGAACGCCTTCCTGCGCCTGAAGGCCCGCTGGCAGATCCTCCTCAAGTGTGATGACTGCAGCCTGGAACTGCTGCCCACCCTCGTCCTGGCCTGCTGCATTCTGCACAACGTCTGCGAGGCGCACGACAACCCATTCAACGAGGAGTGGCTGGAGGGCACCGAGCCCACCGAGCTGCCCAAGCCTTGCCAGCCTGCGCCCGCTGCCATGGAGGATGGCCGGGCTGAGCAAGTGCGTGAACTGATGTGCCAGTACTTTGAGAACTGTGGGGAGGGCTGA
- the DOHH gene encoding deoxyhypusine hydroxylase isoform X1 — protein MVTEEEVTAIGRTLLDAAQPLPARFRALFTLRNLGGPAAIDCIVRGFADSSALLKHELAFCLGQMRDRAAIPALLGVLQDSQQEPMVRHEAGEALGAIGDPEVLDVLRRYSEDPVVEVAETCQLAVRRLEWLQEHGEEPGSSPYRSVDPAPPAEETDVATLRAVLLDESRPLFDRYRAMFALRNLGGRDAVLALADGLRAGSALFRHEIGYVLGQMQDEACVPQLTAALRSRAENPMVRHECAEALGSIARPSCLETLRAFAQDEERVVRESCEVALDMYEYENGPQFQYADGLCRLQA, from the exons ATGGTGACCGAGGAAGAGGTGACTGCCATCGGCCGCacgctgctggatgctgcccAGCCGCTGCCCGCCCGCTTCCGCGCCCTCTTCACCCTCCGCAACCTGGGAGGCCCCGCGGCCATCGACTGCATCGTGCGGGGCTTTGCCGACAGCTCTGCGCTGCTGAAACACGAGCTGGCCTTCTGCCTGGGCCAGATGCGCGACCGTGCCGCCATCCCTGCGCTGCTCGGcgtgctgcaggacagccagcAGGAGCCCATGGTCCGGCACGAGGCAG GTGAGGCCCTGGGTGCCATTGGGGATCCCGAGGTGCTGGACGTCCTGAGGCGCTACTCGGAGGATCCTGTGGTGGAG GTGGCAGAGACGTGCCAGCTGGCTGTCAGGAGGCTGGAATGGCTGCAGGAGCACGGGGAGGAGCCGGGCAGCAGCCCCTACCGCTCGGTGGATCCTGCTCCCCCTGCTGAGGAGACGGACGTGGCCACGCTGCGCGCGGTGCTCCTGGATGAGTCGCGCCCGCTGTTCGACCGCTACCGGGCCATGTTTGCCCTGCGGAACCTGGGGGGCCGTGATGCTGTGCTGGCACTGGCTGATG GGCTCCGCGCCGGCAGCGCTCTCTTCCGCCACGAGATCGGCTACGTGCTGGGCCAGATGCAGGACGAAGCCTGCGTCCCACAGCTGACTGCTGCGCTGCGCAGCCGTGCTGAGAACCCCATGGTGAGGCACGAGTGCGCCGAGGCGCTGGGCTCCATCGCACGGCCCTCCTGCCTGGAGACCCTGCGTGCCTTCGCCCAGGACGAGGAGCGGGTGGTGCGGGAGAGCTGCGAGGTGGCTCTGGACATGTACGAGTATGAGAACGGCCCCCAGTTCCAGTATGCCGAcgggctctgcaggctgcaggccTGA